catCCCAGAGAAAGAGACACacagaaagagaactgtattgcagcgagcgtgaaggaaggcatAGCAAAGAAGTGGATATCAGAGAGGAGAGTAGCCGTGccaaggctgcctccatctgaggcgcaataccggtagccagaataccgagggagcacGGACctctatgctttgctccagagactggcagggcagctaattgcaagttacctgtccgcccatatacccaggaggcacggtggcaatgctcagaggccggggcatgatacagtccctaaccaaagtctcaagccaccagtcatacgggttttgttctatccgaccacgggaAACAGAGAGAGAgatattacatctgtgaggaccttactgagcTAATGCACTAAGgacctacaacactgcagcgcaagggaaggctactgatttcctacctggataaggggactctggatttgccttcagaccaaatggactctgcctgccctgtgatctgtaccctggactgaggatttctgaagcctacagtaaacaaggtaaaagactgcaaacctgtgtcctcattcttcactgcacctctctcaccattctaccatctatctactgggaagctctggggacacacttcacctgtgggacggtataccatctagctgccataccatcaccccagcggacacccttaaagcagcgtcggtcaccctgaccgaataccacaggtggcgtcatgaacactatccctttaaagacctttccccaaacAAACACCTTTTACTGGACACCTctcgggccatggaccgggtcagccaccgtgacatccctcttcgagaaggacccggtaccgagtaccccattgccctaactcGGGGTGATCCATCTGCATAAATACGTGTAAAACACGTAATATTGAAAATCAAAATACTAAATCAAAAGGCGCACCAGAAGAGCTGGAAGGAACATGGTGGGCAGAAGATCCCCGAGATACAGTctacactgttatggacctggtggttaggagcacccggaacgacctgatggttaaactcacacaggacaagctctgggaagtgggagctctgctgaccgcaacccctaatcctatcacacaactagaaatagccgtggagcgtacctaacactgcctagacgcctcttcacagcctaagagctaactagcccgaaagatagaaaataaagcctaccttgcctcagagaaattccccaaaggaaaaggcagcccccacatatattgactgtaagttaagatgaaagtcacaaacacagaaatgaaacaagtttcagcaaagggaggccagacttactagacagactgaggataggaaaggtatcattgcggtcagcacaaaaaaactacaaaaagaccacgcagagtgtgcaaaaagactctgccactctgcatcccagagcttccagctagcaaggcaaaattatgatagcaagctggacaaggaaacaatgaacaaataattaactagcagggacttagcttctgctggagtagacaggtcaccagaaagatccaagagcaactgaaccagtaaaagaacattgacagctggcatggagtaacgatctgagtggagttaaatagagcagccagccaaagaataaactacgtcacctgtggaaggaacctcagaagcagcagctccactcacagccaccagagggagtccatggacagaactcgccgaagtaccattcatgaccacaggagggagttcgatcacagaattcacaacactacaccaGCTGTTTTAGACCAATTTCAGGAATTAATAGAATCAGAACTCACAAAGCTTTTTTTTACAGAAACATAGTGCTTCAATGGGGATTACAATTTTCCCTTACCATGGCTAATATTTTTATGGCAAAAAGGGAAGAACTATTTCTTATTTTTTCAAGATAATCTTTTCCCCCCTTCATATGAGGTGGTATGTTCGCTATATAGATGACCCTCTCCTGATACAGGAGGGAAATGAGTCAATAAAAATTTGAAtcaataaaaatgatataaatttgAAATTTACTCACAATCTTAATAGTATTAGCATCAACTATTTAGATATTACTTtgacttctttaaaaaaaacaggAATTATAATCCCCCTGTATAAAAAAGCCCCTATGGCAAACAATTCTACTCTCTCATCTCCACCAGGACTTGCTGCTGCTACATCTGCTTCTGTCGCCAGGCGTATTCATTCTGCAGGCGGCGCTGGTGATAGAAGACACATTGGAACCAGAAGTTCTGCACAGCACAGTCTCTGTCCAGCCATTAAGTTTACAGTGGCTAGGACCTGCATTGTTGTTCAGTCTGTGTGCTGTCCAGAAGAAGTTATCAGCCCTCTGCTCCGGCCAATTGGAGAGCACTACACCCTACTTtagcttccagcttactgctggaagctgccagatatagttTTGTGCTTCTCTTGTTCAGTCCTGTCTGTTAGTTCCCCGTTGTTTCATTGCTCCTTCTTTTGTCCTCGGGTTCTGTTTTCTGTCTATTCTTACGAATCCTTATTTTGTCCTTTATGCAACTTCTCGGCTTTGACCTTGCTTGGCGATCATTCCTTCGCACCTCTGAAAGCAGCCCTTCTGTAGGTAGCAATCCACTGGACCCATTTGTAAGTCCAGATCGCTATATAGGGGTTAAAGGTTGTCGGGGTTTTTCTGGAATCTGCCAGACGGAGTGGCTTGTGTCAAGTCTGCCGAGGTAGCCTTTCGGAGCTTGTGGCCTCAGATGTTACAGTTACTGGCGACATCACTGTTACAATTCCACCACTCATGGTGTCCTATGGATGCTGTGAATGACAGCTCTGCCGCCGTATGGGATCGAGGGCTGGCTGAGCTGTCaggattgtgagtgacagctctacCACCCAATCTGAGGCACAGGTGTGAGTATTGTGAATGACAGCTCAGAATCATTTTTGAGTGTATACACCTGTAGTAGACTGTGACGGAGTGTCCGAATCCAGGAGGTGAATACGCCTAAAAATGATTTACTGCAGAGCGAACGTCCATTCTGATAGCATCATTCCAATCTATGGCCTAGTCAGCACATACATCCAAATCCCATTTTGCAAGGGGGTATGGACGTAAGCCCAGACGAAGCCACCGACCACATGCCTAAACGCAATGTGAATTCACCCTATCATGTGAGAGAGATTACCAATATCTCTTGTAGCCAAAATCCCAAAAGCAAGAGAgtaggaaaggagagactggtaatgaTTCTCGCATGCAGATGCTTTTGTCCAACCTGTAGATCCTCTTGTTTGAGTTGCATTGCCAAGGGAATAAAGACTGCTGGATACGTCCGCATTAAGCACATTTGATAAACCAAGCAGAAATCTGATCTTGAGATATGAGAGAGGGATCTGATGGTTGTAAAAGGCTGCAGTATTTACATAAAAATTCTGTCTCTCAGCTGTGGAGTTTCAGTGGCTGTGGAACATCAGTAATAATTAAAGAGTTCAAAACACAAATCATAAGTAAACCCAGTTTCTGAGCTGCAGGGTTCATAGTTTATTCTCAGAAAATGTCCACCCATCATATATAAGGAAACTATTTCGCTTTTGGTTCCTGCTTTTTCCCACCACAATGGCGTCTGCTGAGCTGAGGGACGAGCTGAACTGCTCCATCTGCCTGAGCCTCTATACAGACCCCGTATccctgagatgtggacacaacttctgccgcTCGTGTATTGTGAGTGTGCTGGATGCACAGGAGGCGGCTGAAGAGTATTCCTGTCCTGACTGCAGAGCAGAATATCCGGAGCGTCCGGTCCTGGAGAAGAACCGAAAGCTGAGGAACATAGTGGAGCGTTTctcatctactcagcctgatatggaggagaccagaatcttctgtacttactgtacaaagtcTCCAGTACCGGCTGTGAAATCCTGTCTGCAGTGTGAGAACGCTCTATGTGGTAAACACCTCACAGCTCACAATAAGACAGTGGATCATTTATTAACAGAACCCACCGAATCCTTTGTCAACAAAAAATGTTCCCTCCACAAGAAGGTTCTGGAGTATTACTGCCCGCAGGACACGGCTTGTCTGTGTGCGTCTTGTTGTCTGGTTGGCGAACATCGAGGACACCGGGTGGAACTTCTAGATGAGGCTTctgagaagaagaaaaagaaactGAGGGAATATCTGGATGAACTAAACCCTCAAAAAGCAGATATTCAGACAAAAGTCCAAAATCTGCAGGCTTATAAGAAGAAGATCCACGAGAAAGCTTCCGATAAGAGAAAAAATGTCAGTAAGAAATTTATACATATAGAGGAGCGACTGGAAACGGCAGAAAAGAAAGTGCTAAGTGAGGTCTCCAGGCAGGAGGAGAAGATTGTATCCCAGATATCGCATCTGATCGAAAAGCTGGAAATAAAAGAGTACGAACTGTCCAGAAAAATTTGTCATGTGGAGGAGATGTCTCGTGTCATCGACCCAATAAGACTCTTACAAGAAAGTGACATTAAAATATTTGGTCATGGAGGAGATGAAGACACAGGAGGAGATGGTGGAGAGGTCAGTACTGAGGAGGATCTGGATGAGGTTCTGATCTCACTGACCTTACACTGATCTATGAGGGATATTGTCACCAATGTAACATCAGAGCTCGGGGTCCATGTCCCAGACATATTGCTGGATGTGGACACTGCTCATAGATGTGTGAAGATATCAGAAGATCTGAAAACGGCAACAGATTCAGATACCGAACAGAAGAGACCAGAATCACCAGGAAGATTTCTGTATTTTCCCCAAGTGTTAAGTAGACATGGCCTCTCCTCAGGACGACATTATTCGGAGGTAGAGTGGAATAAAGTTGGAGGTTGCGGCATTGGAATGTCCTATCCCAGTATAGAAAGGGAAGGACGACAGTCTTGTATTATATATCTTGATAAATCTTGGTGTTTGGGTATGTATGGTGATATGTATAAAGTATTTTACCATTCATTCAGATTAGCCCTCAGTGTAAAACAAACATGTCCAACACTTGGGGTCTTCTTAGACTATGAGGCCGGGCGTCTGTCCTTCtatgagctgtgtgaccccatcagacacttacacaccttcaccGCCTCCTTCACTGAACCCCTACATGTTATCTTCTATGTATTTCATGGAGCCTCTGTTACAATCAGAAGCTGAGGCCGATGTCGTCCACGTCACATTATAATTACATTATTCCTTGTCACATGGCCACATCTGTGTATAGTGAGTTATCAGCAGGACCCTCTAATAATACAACGTGTATGGTAGTTTCCTGGGGTGGGGAATTTTCTGTTGTATTTTTTTCCTCAGAGATCAGATGAAGAATTAATGATTGACCCAAACGGAGATATTAATGGGTGAATTGTCTTGACACTGATATAATTGTTAATTATTAAAAGGTTACTACTATCTTATAAAGTAGAGATATTTAGCCAAGACATGTCATAATCTTATGACTGCCGAGTCTCCCCAATGATTTTGAAACTTAAGAGGCTGCAGCATTAGTTTGGTGCAGCCTCCTGCAGATCGGAGCTCTGGACCCCACCGTGCAGCCCatcttgtggggtccacactcgccAGGTTGGATACTTTGGTCTCTCTCTATTGTTCCTGGAGATAATCTGAGCTCAGTGCTATGGAGCGGAGTTGAGCTCTGCCAAACAGAGGAGCCGAGAGATGGAGGCTGATGTCTTCATTCAAGCAAAGAACACAGGACTTTGTAGGAAGCTATAAGTTTTAGTGTCTGTCTTCTATGTTTAAAAAGTAATTAAATAAGAATATAACTTATTGCCATGGATTTCTCTACTCATTTCCTTCTGCCTAATGCTTCCACTAGAAACATTTATAGATTTACGTGAGCACCTGTGAATGTGATACATCTTCGAGGGGACAATT
The nucleotide sequence above comes from Ranitomeya imitator isolate aRanImi1 chromosome 7, aRanImi1.pri, whole genome shotgun sequence. Encoded proteins:
- the LOC138645529 gene encoding E3 ubiquitin-protein ligase TRIM8-like; protein product: MASAELRDELNCSICLSLYTDPVSLRCGHNFCRSCIVSVLDAQEAAEEYSCPDCRAEYPERPVLEKNRKLRNIVERFSSTQPDMEETRIFCTYCTKSPVPAVKSCLQCENALCGKHLTAHNKTVDHLLTEPTESFVNKKCSLHKKVLEYYCPQDTACLCASCCLVGEHRGHRVELLDEASEKKKKKLREYLDELNPQKADIQTKVQNLQAYKKKIHEKASDKRKNVSKKFIHIEERLETAEKKVLSEVSRQEEKIVSQISHLIEKLEIKEYELSRKICHVEEMSRVIDPIRLLQESDIKIFGHGGDEDTGGDGGEVSTEEDLDEVLISLTLH